A region from the Blastopirellula marina genome encodes:
- a CDS encoding AAA family ATPase, whose product MRLAEEIQELVRAGFSGIWVRSCEQDDAIAELAQLCRDEDWRMSTWDIDVGLRGAPTEQLESQAVSVTDPLGAVRYLESLPSNGQPSLLVLSNLHRFLGSAEVVQAIFHQVSQGKAHQRFLVVLAPVVQLPVELERVFTVVEHELPSREQLTEIAADIATEGDEFPAGVERERILDAACGLSRYEAENAFALSLVRHGRLEPSAIWQLKSQTLIKSGLLSLHRGGESFAELGGLASLKQFCCQALRSQESRSVQAKGVLLLGVPGTGKSAFAKALGREIGRPTLTLDVGALMGGIVGQTEERTRRALKIIDAMQPAVLFIDELEKTLGGTSNSGQTDSGVGSRMLGTLLTWLADHESDVFVIATSNDVSKLPPELTRAERFDAIFFLDLPGKSQKEAIWPMYLDRFGLDPSQDLPNDGSWTGAEIRACCRLAALLNVSLVQAAQNVVPVAVTSAESVERLRSWASGRCLSAESGGVFTTTTQATRKLRRRLTQNPESN is encoded by the coding sequence ATGCGCCTAGCAGAAGAAATACAGGAACTGGTGCGGGCTGGCTTCAGCGGCATCTGGGTTCGCAGTTGCGAACAAGATGATGCCATCGCCGAACTGGCTCAGCTTTGCCGTGACGAAGACTGGCGGATGAGCACCTGGGATATCGACGTCGGTCTCAGAGGTGCCCCGACAGAACAGTTGGAGTCGCAAGCGGTGTCGGTCACCGATCCCTTAGGGGCTGTGCGGTATCTCGAATCGCTTCCCAGCAACGGACAGCCTTCGCTCCTGGTGCTATCGAATCTCCATCGTTTCCTCGGTTCGGCGGAGGTGGTCCAGGCAATCTTTCATCAAGTTTCCCAGGGGAAAGCTCATCAGCGTTTTCTGGTGGTTCTAGCACCGGTGGTACAGCTACCAGTGGAGCTGGAACGTGTGTTCACCGTAGTGGAGCATGAACTGCCCTCTCGGGAACAGCTCACCGAAATCGCCGCAGACATTGCAACCGAAGGGGATGAATTCCCCGCAGGTGTTGAGCGAGAACGGATTCTCGATGCGGCCTGTGGCTTGAGCCGCTATGAAGCGGAGAACGCGTTTGCGTTGTCCCTGGTGAGACATGGACGACTGGAGCCGTCGGCTATTTGGCAGCTTAAGTCGCAGACGCTCATCAAGAGTGGCCTGCTATCGCTCCATCGTGGCGGCGAGTCCTTTGCCGAACTGGGAGGATTAGCATCGCTCAAGCAGTTTTGCTGTCAGGCACTGCGTTCGCAGGAATCCCGCTCCGTCCAGGCAAAGGGCGTTTTACTGCTGGGGGTGCCTGGTACGGGCAAGTCGGCCTTCGCCAAGGCTCTAGGCCGCGAGATTGGCAGACCGACTCTGACGCTCGACGTGGGTGCGCTCATGGGTGGCATCGTCGGGCAAACTGAGGAGCGAACTCGCAGGGCGTTGAAAATCATCGATGCGATGCAGCCTGCGGTACTCTTCATCGACGAACTGGAAAAGACCCTCGGTGGCACCTCCAATTCGGGTCAGACTGATAGCGGTGTGGGCTCGCGAATGCTCGGTACCCTGCTGACCTGGCTCGCTGATCACGAATCGGATGTCTTTGTGATCGCTACGAGCAACGATGTTTCTAAGCTGCCCCCCGAGCTTACCCGAGCAGAACGCTTTGATGCAATTTTCTTTCTCGATCTGCCAGGGAAGTCTCAGAAGGAAGCCATCTGGCCAATGTACCTGGACCGCTTTGGGTTGGATCCGTCCCAGGATCTGCCCAACGACGGTTCGTGGACGGGAGCTGAAATCCGTGCTTGTTGCCGGTTGGCAGCCCTCTTAAATGTTTCCTTGGTGCAGGCAGCGCAGAACGTGGTGCCGGTCGCCGTCACGTCCGCTGAGTCGGTCGAGCGACTCCGAAGCTGGGCGAGCGGACGTTGTCTCTCTGCCGAGTCCGGGGGAGTGTTCACCACAACGACTCAGGCTACCCGAAAACTGCGGCGACGACTAACCCAGAATCCTGAATCCAATTAG